The following coding sequences lie in one Rutidosis leptorrhynchoides isolate AG116_Rl617_1_P2 chromosome 4, CSIRO_AGI_Rlap_v1, whole genome shotgun sequence genomic window:
- the LOC139841455 gene encoding uncharacterized protein, producing the protein MYFFGKALAGSEINYVPIEKFVYALILTSRRLRRYFQGYLVHVLTNMPVKQVLTKPEISGRLALWAVELGAYEISYFPRNAIKGQVLADYLVEMSGELEIINKRTELKPVQSETWDLFTDGASCAEGAGAGLVLTSPIGEEHTYALRFNFDVTNNEAEYEALLAGLNIVHKMSVTKLRTFTDSQLVANQFSGSFDAHELSMQKYLKLLQESVMRCEHFELAQIPRSQNKKADALSKLAALTFSHFQKLVWVEELPSKSIDNDLMVASVEEEQPNWMEPILQYIRNNVLPSDKREARLVRE; encoded by the coding sequence ATGTATTTTTTCGGCAAAGCTCTTgcgggaagtgaaataaactatgtGCCTATTGAAAAATTTGTGTACGCGCTTATATTAACATCGCGAAGGTTGAGGAGATATTTTCAAGGGTACCTGGTACATGTGCTAACTAACATGCCAGTCAAGCAAGTTTTAACAAAACCAGAAATATCTGGTAGGCTCGCGTTGTGGGCAGTGGAGTTAGGCGCTTACGAAATCTCTTACTTTCCGCGCAATGCTATAAAAGGCCAAGTTTTGGCGGATTATCTTGTGGAAATGTCTGGTGAGCTGGAGATAATTAATAAGCGAACAGAGTTAAAGCCGGTGCAGAGCGAAACTTGGGATTTGTTTACTGATGGAGCCTCATGTGCAGAAGGTGCCGGTGCGGGTTTAGTGTTAACAAGCCCAATTGGTGAGGAGCACACATACGCGCTACGTTTCAATTTTGATGTAACAAATAATGAAgctgaatatgaagcattgcttgcgGGTTTAAATATCGTGCATAAAATGAGTGTCACCAAGTTGCGCACTTTTACAGATTCACAGCTAGTGGCAAATCAGTTTAGCGGCTCTTTTGACGCACATGAACTCTCAATGCAAAAATATTTGAAGTTGTTGCAAGAATCTGTTATGCGGTGTGAGCATTTTGAACTTGCACAAATACCAAGGAgtcaaaataagaaagcggatgcgttAAGTAAGTTGGCCGCTTTAACATTTTCACACTTTCAAAAGCTAGTTTGGGTTGAGGAATTGCCAAGCAAATCCATAGATAATGATCTAATGGTTGCGTCTGTTGAAGAAGAACAAccaaattggatggaaccaattCTGCAATATATACGCAATAATGTTTTGCCAAGTGATAAACGCGAAGCTCGTTTAGTTCGTGAGTGA
- the LOC139841454 gene encoding uncharacterized protein, with amino-acid sequence MRCIGPIEAEMIVDEVHNGSCALYSGYKTIAAKIMRMGYFWPSLYRDVAKIVKCCKSYQRHAPQNRMPRHDMIPVNSPLPFHNWAIDIVGPFPAGPGNVKFLIVAIDYFQKWVEAKAVRTITRVQVRNFVWEYIVLAHPQANGLCEVTNRDIVSGIKRRLYEKRSGWVDELPNVLWAHHTTFKKSTGETPFSLIYGSKAAILAEILVPTHRVANFDEEENGEALCENLNLIEERRLSCYQGGEWVLRNNDASRAEKLGKSGPNWEGPYQVVAISATGSYKLADIEGRNLPNAWHAALLKRYYA; translated from the exons ATGCGGTGTATTGGCCCAATTGAAGCCGAGATGATAGTGGATGAAGTGCACAATGGTTCTTGCGCATTGTATTCAGGCTATAAAACCATTGCGGCCAAAATTATGCGAatgggttacttttggccatcATTATATCGCGATGTTGCAAAGATTGTTAAGTGTTGCAAGAGTTATCAAAGACATGCGCCGCAGAATAGGATGCCAAGGCATGATATGATCCCTGTTAACTCGCCATTGCCATTTCACAATTGGGCTATTGATATTGTAGGACCATTTCCCGCAGGTCCTGGCAATGTCAAATTCCTAATTGTGGCAATTGACTATTTTCAAAAATGGGTTGAggctaaggcggttcgcactatcaCTAGAGTGCAAGTGCGTAATTTTGTTTGGGAATATATTGTTT TGGCACATCCACAGGCTAATGGCTTGTGTGAAGTGACTAACCGCGACATTGTGAGCGGTATTAAAAGGCGGTTATATGAAAAGCGATCTGGTTGGGTAGACGAGCTACCCAATGTATTATGGGCGCATCACACTACTTTCAAGAAGAGCACAGGTGAAACACCATTCAGTTTAATATATGGCTCCAAAGCAGCTATACTCGCTGAAATTCTCGTGCCAACGCATAGAGTTGCTAACTTTGATGAAGAAGAAAATGGTGAAGCTTTATGCGAAAACTTGAATTTAATAGAAGAGCGAAGATTAAGCTGCTATCAAGGAG GTGAATGGGTACTGCGAAACAATGATGCGAGTCGAGCAGAAAAACTTGGTAAATCGGGACCTAACTGGGAGGGTCCTTATCAAGTTGTTGCAATTAGCGCGACAGGATCATATAAACTCGCAGACATTGAAGGGCGAAATCtccctaatgcgtggcatgctgctttgttaaagcgatattatgcataa